GCTGGCGGTAGTTCGGAGCGGAGGATACGCCGGGGGCCAGACAACGCGAGGACGCTAGATCCCTTCGTCGGCGTGCAGCCGCGGGTTAGAGGGTCTGAGCACAACGGAGGCCATAGGCCTGCCTTGCATCGGTGAGTCATGGCCCGGCGCTAAGTCGGAGGGGCCGAGTCGCAAGAGAGGCGACGAGCGTCGGTGCATGTAGCAAGGTCAGGGGAGGCGGCGGAACGCGAGACCCGTGACGCGGGTGGTGGTGAGCCGGAAGCCAACGGCCCTTCCCCCCGCGTCCCGCTCAAAGGCCAAGCGGCTCGTCAGCGTCATGTCATCGAACGGATCTGCCAGCACGAGCACGTCCCGGTCGTCCGGCGCGAGTGGGCGGGCCGGGAAGGAGCGGCGGTAGAGCGAGAGCGTTTCGCCCTCGGCCCGGATCGTCCAGTCGGCGTCGAGCTCGTCGGATCGGTAGGTGCCGACGAACGCGGTGAGGTCGGCGGCAGTCGGCGTCCACGGCGCCTCCGTCCACCGGCGGAACGTGCCGCGCCAGCCGGGCCGGGAGACGACGAGTGAGTCCCCGCCGAACGCGAACGTGAGCGGGCCCTCGAGGAAGGTGCCCCCGCCCACCGGGACGGTCTCGTAGACGTCGCCGCCGTAGCGGTAGGCCAGCGTCCCGCCCTCCACGAAGAACGTCAGTCGCTCGTCGCCCCCTTCGCGCCACTCGCCCGCCCACCGGGCCAGCTCCGCGTCGGGGACCTCGACCCGGACCGCCTCCGGCGCAGGGGCCTCGGGCGGGAAGGCGCCAGCGAGGTAGAGGTCGGCGAGGCGGTACGCGAGCGCCGAGGCACCGGGGCCATCCTCGTGGTTGCAGAGCACGGCGGTCGCCCAGCGCTGCGCGGGGAAGCGGAGGAAGAAGTAGTCGCCGCCCCCGCCGCCGGTGTGAGACACGCCGCGGAGCCCCCGGTAGTCGCCGTGCTCCAGCCCGAAAGCGTAGGCCGTCGAGTCGCCCCCGCTCAGGCGGAAGCGGCGGTGCATGAGTGCGTCCATGCGCGCCCCGCCGCTCCGGCCGTCGGCGAGGTGGCCGTCCCACCGGGCGAGGTCCCCGACCGTCGTCACGACGTTGCTGGCGCCCGTCGCGTAGGCGAACGCCCACACGAAGTTCCGCCGGAAGCCCTCGTCCGTCCGCGTGTAGTGCTCGGCGCGGCCGGGTACGACGGCCAGCGGGTCCCGGCGCACGAGGGTGTGTGCCATGCCGAGCGGCGCGAACACCTCGTCGCGCATGAAGTCCGCGAAGGGGCGGCCGTCCACGCGCTCGACGAGGAGGGCGAGGAGGGCGTAGTTCGTGTTGCCGTACTGGTGCTGCTGGCCGGGCGCGAAGCCGAGCGATCGCTGCCGACCGACTATGTCCCAGAACTGGTCGCGACTGAGCGGGTGGTCGCGGTTCCACCCGGAGAGCATGAGCAGCACTTCGTAGGCGCGGAGCCCGCTCGTATGGTGGACGAGGTGGCGGACGGTGACCCTCCCGCCCAGGTCGGGCACCTCGGGGATGTAGTGACGGATATCGTCGTCG
This sequence is a window from Rubrivirga marina. Protein-coding genes within it:
- a CDS encoding serine hydrolase domain-containing protein, which gives rise to MLARGYGLADLEHGVPITPATRFNVASLSKQFTAYAIALLERRGQISLDDDIRHYIPEVPDLGGRVTVRHLVHHTSGLRAYEVLLMLSGWNRDHPLSRDQFWDIVGRQRSLGFAPGQQHQYGNTNYALLALLVERVDGRPFADFMRDEVFAPLGMAHTLVRRDPLAVVPGRAEHYTRTDEGFRRNFVWAFAYATGASNVVTTVGDLARWDGHLADGRSGGARMDALMHRRFRLSGGDSTAYAFGLEHGDYRGLRGVSHTGGGGGDYFFLRFPAQRWATAVLCNHEDGPGASALAYRLADLYLAGAFPPEAPAPEAVRVEVPDAELARWAGEWREGGDERLTFFVEGGTLAYRYGGDVYETVPVGGGTFLEGPLTFAFGGDSLVVSRPGWRGTFRRWTEAPWTPTAADLTAFVGTYRSDELDADWTIRAEGETLSLYRRSFPARPLAPDDRDVLVLADPFDDMTLTSRLAFERDAGGRAVGFRLTTTRVTGLAFRRLP